DNA sequence from the Nocardia sp. BMG111209 genome:
CCAGCCGGGCCGCCTTCGCCTGATAGGCGCCGAGCCGGCCGCGGAGTTCGGCACGGCGGTCGAGCAGGCCCTGCGCCAGTTCCTCGTCGGCCGCGACGGCCCGGCCGGCGGCCTCGATCCGGCGGCGGATGTCCAGCAGGGTCACGGCGGTGGCGGCGGTGGCCGCACCGGCGGCCAGCACGTTCAGATCGGCGGCCGGGGCCCGGGTCGGATCGGGACGCCGAGGCAGCGCCGCGGTGAGTATCTTCTCCTCCACCTCGGCGCGGATCCGGTCGGCGCGGCCGGCGGCGACGCGCAGCGCGTCGAGGCGGCCCCGGGTCTCGGCGATCGCGGTGGGCCAGTCCGCGAGCAGCGTCCGCAGTTGGGCCAGCGCCTCGTCCTCCCGGCGCACCCGCTCGGCCAGTGCGGCGATCCGCGCGTCGGCGTCCGCGGGCGACAGGGACAGCGGGTCGGTGGCCGAGCGGGCCAGCAGTTCGGCCACCGCGGCGCCGATGTCGACGAGTTCGGCGGTGGCGCCGCCGAGCCGGTCCAGCCGGGCCTGGACGGGCGCCAGGCCGGTCAGCACCCGGGAATTGCGCGCGTCGACGGAGTCGAGGAATTCGGCGATCGCCGGGAAGGTGCGGCGCATCCGGTCCAGGGTGTCGGCGATGCCGACGAACAGCACCTGCTCCCCCGGACCGGTCAGGGTGCGCTGCGCCATCGGGATCGGGGTGCGCGACACCTCGTGCGGACGTTCCCGCAACAGCCGGGTCAGCTCCGCGCGCTCGGCGTCGGTGGGCCGGTGCCGACGGGCCCGGATCGCGCGAGCCTCCTCCACGATCGACTGGAGGCGGCCGAAATCCGTCCACATCAGGTCCAGTTGCCGCTGGATCGGCGGCCAGCGCTGCGCGGTCGTCCCGGCCGGCGGGAAGCCGCGCAGCAGCGTCAGGCCCGGATGCCGGTCCAGCTCCAGCAGTGTCGCGGTGACGGCGTCGATCTCCCTGCCCCGCGTGGCCAGTTCGGTGTCGATCTCGGCAACGGTCAAGGCGTACATCGTCGCCTCAATCGCTGTAGCGGGCGGCCGGCGGCCCCGGCGACGGACCCAGGGGCGTGAGGTTCGTGGCGTACAGGCGCTGCCAGGTGCCGTCGCTGCGGATGCGTTCCAGCACGCCGTTCACGAATCGCACGAATTCCGGTTCGCCCTTGGGCAATCCGACCGCGTACGGCTCGAAACCCATGGCGTCGCCGATCAATTGGAGATTCGGGTCCTGGGCCGCGAGGCCGGCCAGAATGGCCTCGTCGGTGCGGACCGCGTCGACCTGGCCCTGTTGCAGTTCGACCAGGCAGTCGGTCCAGTTGTCCACGCCCTGCACGATCGGCGGATTCGGAATCGCCAGCAGCGGCGCCGTGGAATCGGAGCCGAAGGTGACGCACACCCGCTTGCCCGCGAGGTCGGCGTTGGAGCGGATACCCGAGCCGATCGGCACCAGAATCCGTTGCGGCGCACGGTAGTACACGCTGGAGAAGTCGACGTCGCGGCGGCGGTCGCAGGTCACCGAGAAGGTGCGGACCACCAGGTCGACCTGCCCCTTCTGCAATGCCGGCACCCGGCCCGCGGTCGAAACCGACCGCAGTTCCACCCGATTCGGATCCCCGAACAGGTCGCGGGCGA
Encoded proteins:
- a CDS encoding glutamate ABC transporter substrate-binding protein, whose product is MSAGRLLRVVVAATAVLAAGCGVDTRVPVTTAPSAVQPQPPGAQPITMSGAVDNGCDVEASLRPGAQPQPGAMPPNSVMARILAKGRLTVGVDQNTYLFGYRNPATGQLQGFDIDLAREIARDLFGDPNRVELRSVSTAGRVPALQKGQVDLVVRTFSVTCDRRRDVDFSSVYYRAPQRILVPIGSGIRSNADLAGKRVCVTFGSDSTAPLLAIPNPPIVQGVDNWTDCLVELQQGQVDAVRTDEAILAGLAAQDPNLQLIGDAMGFEPYAVGLPKGEPEFVRFVNGVLERIRSDGTWQRLYATNLTPLGPSPGPPAARYSD